In Pseudonocardia sp. C8, one genomic interval encodes:
- a CDS encoding DUF6286 domain-containing protein: MRVLLRVLAPLVSLAVAAAGALLVVEVVAAWVSPGSGAGLLVPWRDWRTTAGNVLWADTPVLWLAIAAIVAGVVLLVVGLLARRHDVALTSPSPGLTVTTAPRVLARLVGGRVRAVDAVTAATVTASARSVSVRARGRGETTTVADEARAAASGVLDALPLARRPRLTVRAAPEQPGPSKGRH; the protein is encoded by the coding sequence GTGCGTGTCCTGCTCCGCGTGCTCGCGCCGCTGGTCAGCCTGGCCGTCGCCGCGGCAGGTGCCCTGCTCGTCGTCGAGGTCGTCGCGGCCTGGGTGAGCCCGGGTTCCGGCGCCGGGCTCCTCGTGCCGTGGCGGGACTGGCGCACGACCGCCGGGAACGTCCTGTGGGCCGACACCCCGGTGCTGTGGCTCGCGATCGCCGCGATCGTCGCCGGAGTGGTGCTGCTGGTCGTCGGGCTGCTCGCCCGGCGCCACGACGTCGCCCTCACCTCGCCGTCGCCCGGGCTGACGGTGACCACCGCCCCGCGCGTGCTGGCCCGCCTGGTCGGCGGCCGGGTGCGCGCCGTCGACGCGGTCACCGCCGCCACCGTCACCGCGTCCGCGCGTTCGGTCTCGGTGCGGGCCCGCGGCCGCGGCGAGACCACCACGGTCGCCGACGAGGCCCGCGCCGCCGCGTCGGGCGTGCTCGACGCGTTGCCGCTCGCCCGCCGGCCCCGGCTGACCGTCCGCGCCGCCCCGGAGCAGCCGGGCCCGTCGAAGGGAAGGCACTGA
- a CDS encoding alkaline shock response membrane anchor protein AmaP, whose protein sequence is MSADTTPVEGNGAGRPQPPDDTRAAAPAHPRKVAKAARKAQYRSAGGARWGLTLLGLALLAAGVLTVLLVAGVFGRNRPQRPLLDPVIQEFLVAQATVARIVAIVAGLLLLVLGLLWAARSLRPEPRPDVVLDDGAGTAIRIHSAAAADAVADGAAGLPGVTRARARMVGSTHSPAVRATVWIDEDIADDEVAELCRRLDAEVLAQVRDALGRPDLPVAVRLELDSGRHAGGPRVT, encoded by the coding sequence ATGTCCGCCGACACCACCCCGGTGGAGGGCAACGGCGCCGGGCGCCCGCAGCCACCGGACGACACCCGTGCGGCCGCCCCGGCCCACCCGCGCAAGGTGGCGAAGGCGGCCCGGAAGGCGCAGTACCGCTCGGCCGGCGGGGCCCGCTGGGGGCTCACCCTGCTGGGGCTGGCACTGCTGGCCGCCGGGGTCCTGACCGTGCTGCTGGTCGCCGGCGTCTTCGGGCGGAACCGGCCGCAGCGGCCGCTGCTCGACCCGGTCATCCAGGAGTTCCTGGTCGCCCAGGCGACCGTGGCCCGGATCGTGGCGATCGTCGCCGGTCTCCTGCTGCTGGTGCTCGGCCTGCTCTGGGCGGCCCGGTCGCTGCGCCCCGAGCCCCGGCCCGACGTCGTGCTCGACGACGGCGCCGGCACGGCCATCCGGATCCACTCCGCGGCCGCCGCGGACGCGGTCGCCGACGGCGCCGCCGGGCTGCCCGGCGTCACCCGGGCCCGCGCCCGGATGGTCGGCAGCACGCACTCCCCCGCGGTGCGGGCCACCGTGTGGATCGACGAGGACATCGCCGACGACGAGGTCGCCGAGCTCTGCCGCCGGCTGGACGCCGAGGTGCTGGCCCAGGTGCGGGACGCCCTGGGCCGCCCGGACCTGCCGGTCGCGGTCCGCCTGGAGCTCGACTCCGGGCGCCACGCCGGCGGCCCGCGGGTCACCTGA
- a CDS encoding 3-hydroxybutyrate dehydrogenase has translation MSAVLDGKKALVTGAGSGIGAAVARRLVADGAAVYAVDLDPGKLEPLAAESDLVTPLTCDLSDLDAVSELPGDVDVLVNNAGRQHVSRLEEFDPETFSHIIRLMLEAPFRLIRGSLPHMYARGWGRVVNISSAHGLRASPYKSAYVSAKHGLEGLSKVTALEGAEHGVTSNCINPAYVRTPLVEAQIADQARTHGISEDEVIEKIMLTPVAVKRLIEPAETAELAALLWGPASASITGTSLSQDGGWTAR, from the coding sequence ATGAGCGCAGTGCTGGACGGCAAGAAGGCCCTCGTGACCGGCGCCGGCAGCGGGATCGGGGCCGCCGTCGCCCGCCGCCTGGTGGCCGACGGCGCCGCGGTCTACGCGGTCGACCTCGATCCCGGGAAGCTCGAGCCGCTGGCCGCCGAGAGCGACCTGGTCACGCCGCTGACCTGCGATCTGTCCGACCTGGACGCGGTCTCCGAGCTCCCGGGCGACGTCGACGTGCTGGTCAACAACGCCGGCCGCCAGCACGTGTCCCGGCTCGAGGAGTTCGACCCGGAGACGTTCTCGCACATCATCCGGCTGATGCTCGAGGCGCCGTTCCGGCTGATCCGCGGTTCCCTGCCGCACATGTACGCCCGCGGCTGGGGCCGGGTCGTGAACATCTCCAGCGCGCACGGCCTGCGGGCCTCGCCGTACAAGTCGGCCTACGTCTCGGCCAAGCACGGGCTCGAGGGCCTGTCCAAGGTGACCGCGCTGGAGGGCGCCGAGCACGGGGTCACCAGCAACTGCATCAACCCCGCCTACGTCCGGACCCCGCTGGTCGAGGCGCAGATCGCCGACCAGGCACGCACGCACGGCATCTCCGAGGACGAGGTGATCGAGAAGATCATGCTCACCCCGGTCGCGGTGAAGCGGCTGATCGAGCCCGCCGAGACCGCGGAGCTGGCGGCGCTGCTGTGGGGGCCGGCCTCGGCCTCGATCACCGGGACCTCGCTCAGCCAGGACGGCGGCTGGACCGCCCGGTAG
- a CDS encoding alpha/beta hydrolase yields the protein MSGSRENTLPEAPAGVPPRRPAPAGTTRVRPTLVLALALALAVLAGCAVGPSQRPPVAVRGELLPAAPPPAAAAPPAEPDLLPAPEPVRGGPVFTDCTADVLAGLTAAGTPVPAGRALEVGCGQLTVPADRSRPDLGPARLGLTRVRAPGAPEDLPALVVLGDTALDGSARTAADLSARLPTGVLQRFQVIGMDRRGTGEDLLDCAPTEARAALLDAGPDRRDEAAMTGLLERSRSIVQDCYLLLSGTLASFRSGSTADDVESLRSALGLARLNLLGVGDGADAAAGWAARHPDAVGRVVLDGPGDPTLDDPARTEAATAAAESAFDAFATACTARPDCPLGPDPRAAVRGLLGGLADTPMPVGDGDAVTAGATVRAIRWVLAQPSRWPELQAALAAARAGDPAGLVRLLAPVGGPQGRFDAALATRCNDSRVRATPGEAAARAAEWAGRFPLFGVAAAQDLVACGPWPSGGPVAPSTPPGAGTPDDSPPVLVLGTAQDPRSPQSGAERTAEQLADGRVVRWEGAGTGAYPRTPCVTAVVDRALVEGRAPAAPVVCPP from the coding sequence GTGAGCGGTTCCCGCGAGAACACCCTCCCCGAGGCGCCCGCCGGGGTCCCGCCGCGTCGTCCGGCACCGGCCGGGACCACGCGGGTCCGGCCCACGCTCGTCCTCGCGCTCGCCCTCGCGCTCGCCGTGCTCGCGGGGTGTGCCGTCGGCCCCTCGCAGCGCCCGCCGGTCGCCGTCCGGGGCGAGCTGCTCCCGGCCGCGCCCCCGCCCGCCGCGGCCGCACCGCCCGCCGAACCCGATCTGCTCCCCGCGCCCGAGCCGGTGCGCGGCGGGCCGGTGTTCACCGACTGCACCGCCGACGTGCTCGCCGGGCTGACCGCGGCCGGCACACCGGTCCCGGCCGGCCGCGCCCTGGAGGTCGGCTGCGGGCAGCTCACCGTGCCCGCCGACCGGAGCCGGCCCGACCTCGGGCCGGCTCGGCTCGGCCTGACCCGGGTACGGGCGCCGGGCGCGCCCGAGGACCTGCCCGCGCTGGTCGTGCTCGGCGACACCGCCCTCGACGGGTCCGCGCGCACCGCAGCGGACCTGTCCGCCCGGCTGCCCACCGGTGTCCTGCAGCGCTTCCAGGTGATCGGGATGGACCGCCGCGGCACCGGGGAGGACCTCCTCGACTGTGCCCCGACCGAGGCTCGCGCCGCGCTGCTCGACGCCGGGCCGGACCGCCGCGACGAGGCCGCGATGACCGGGCTGCTGGAACGGTCCCGCTCGATCGTGCAGGACTGCTACCTGCTGCTGTCCGGGACGCTGGCCAGCTTCCGGTCCGGCAGCACCGCCGACGACGTCGAGTCGCTGCGCAGCGCGCTCGGCCTCGCCCGCCTGAACCTGCTCGGCGTCGGGGACGGCGCCGACGCCGCCGCCGGCTGGGCCGCGCGGCACCCGGACGCCGTCGGCCGGGTCGTCCTCGACGGCCCGGGCGACCCCACGCTCGACGATCCGGCCCGCACCGAGGCCGCCACCGCGGCCGCCGAGTCCGCGTTCGACGCGTTCGCCACCGCATGCACGGCACGGCCGGACTGCCCGCTCGGCCCCGACCCGCGGGCCGCCGTGCGGGGCCTGCTCGGCGGGCTCGCCGACACCCCGATGCCGGTCGGCGACGGGGACGCCGTCACCGCAGGCGCCACCGTGCGGGCGATCCGCTGGGTGCTCGCGCAGCCCTCCCGGTGGCCGGAGCTGCAGGCGGCACTGGCCGCAGCCCGCGCAGGCGACCCGGCCGGGCTCGTCCGGCTCCTGGCCCCGGTCGGCGGCCCGCAGGGCCGGTTCGACGCCGCACTGGCCACCCGGTGCAACGACAGCCGGGTCCGGGCCACCCCCGGCGAGGCGGCCGCCCGGGCCGCGGAGTGGGCCGGGCGGTTCCCGCTGTTCGGCGTGGCCGCCGCGCAGGACCTGGTGGCCTGCGGGCCGTGGCCGTCCGGTGGACCGGTGGCCCCGTCCACCCCGCCGGGCGCCGGGACGCCGGACGACTCGCCACCGGTGCTGGTGCTCGGCACCGCCCAGGACCCGCGCTCGCCCCAGAGCGGCGCCGAGCGGACCGCCGAGCAGCTCGCCGACGGCCGCGTCGTCCGCTGGGAGGGCGCCGGGACGGGCGCCTACCCCCGCACCCCGTGCGTCACCGCGGTTGTCGACCGGGCGCTCGTCGAGGGGCGGGCGCCGGCCGCACCGGTCGTCTGCCCGCCGTAA